The sequence AGCCGGGCGGCAACCGGCCAACCGGCGAGAGCGGATCCCTGCCGGCCGCGCACCCTGACCCTGCTGCTGTCGTTGAGCGCGTGTGGCGGTGGCAGCGGCGTGACCCATCTGCCCGGTCCAGGTGGAGATCCGGCCCCGGGCGTCTGCAGCACGCCCGCGAGGGCCGCCAGCACGTCGCCCGGTCCGTCCGCTCCCGGTGTGCTGGACCCGGCGCTGATCGGGGTGTGGACGAACGTGGACGACACCCTGGAACTCTCGCTGCTGAAGGACGGACGCGCCTTCGTGGTGAACACCCGACCCGGCGCCGGCGGTGTGGTGGGCGGTGAACCCGGCATCTGGCAGATTCAGGACCACAAGGTGGCGTTTCAGTGGCTGGTTTCGGGCACTGAGCGCGAGACCTACGAGGTGAGCGGCGAGCAGATGACCTTCGCCGGCTGGATGCACCTCCGGCGAACCGAGAGCGAGGCGAGCAGTACCTACAGCCAGCGCTCCGCCGCTGCCGGAGCGGAAGCCCGGACATGGCAGGAGCATTATCCGGTTGGGCCAGCGATCGTCACTGCTGTGAAGGACGATCCGCATCCGGACAGGGTCTGCGCCGGCGCGAAGGTGTACGCCGGGGAGGGGCTGGACGTCGAGGACCTGACCATCCTGACGGCGTACTCCACCGATCCCTACCAGGTGGTGCACGAATACAAAACGTTCCAGGCGACCGAGTTCGTCCTGTTGCCGAACGGCCGGTACAACCACACGGTCGTGCTGCCCAAAGGCCTGGACACCAACCTGCAGCCGACCTACGACACGACGGTCACCTGGGGCCAGTACGCGGTGCAGCCGGGTCCGGCGCTGGAGGGTGACGCGGTTATCTTCACGGGGGACGGTGGCGGCTCCGAAACCGTGAAGGTGTTGAGTGGGCGGCGCTATATGTACCAGCCATCCAGCGACATCCTGTACCGCAACCAGCATCCCAAACCGGGTCCATGAAGTCTGCGCTGCTGCCAGGATCAGACCGCGCCCAGCGGCCTCCGTCATTACCCTGGGAACTGTCGCACTCCGGAGGAAGAGCTAGCATGACCGCATGCAGCGGATGATGGGAAGGCGCCTTGCCGATGGCTGAACGCAACTGGGGCGGCAACGTCACCTATCACGCCAGGGACCTCCACCGGCCCCGCACGCTCGAAGATGTGCAGGCGGTGGTGCGGCAGGCCACCGCTCCGCGCCCGCTCGGCACGCGTCATAGCTTCAACACGCTGCCCGACACGCCGGGCGAGCTGATCTCGCTCGAACACCTCAACCGCGTGCTGGCCCTGGACCCCCAGCGCCGCACGGTGACGATTCAGGGGGGCGTCCGGTACGGTGAGCTGGGCCGGTACCTCCACGACCACGGCTTTGCCCTGCCCAATCTCGCGTCGCTCCCACACATCAGTGTGGCCGGCGCGTGCATGACCGGCACGCACGGGTCCGGCGACCGGCAGCCGTCGCTGGCCGCCGCCGTCCGTGCGATGGAACTCGTGACCGCGAGCGGCGACATCGTGCGCACATCCCGCGAACAGGAGGGCGACCGCTTTGCCGGCATGGTCGTGTCGCTCGGCGCTCTGGGGATGGTGACCGAGCTGACACTCAACATCGAGCCGACCTATCAGGTGCGCCAGGACGTCTATGAGGGCCTGCGTCTGGCCGAGGTGGAACGCCACTTCGATGAGGTGATGTCGGCGGCGGACAGCGTCAGCCTGTTCACCACGTGGCAGGACGAGGTCTTTCACTCGGCGTGGCTCAAACGCCGGAGCACCCCGGACACACCGGTTCCCCCGGTCTGGTTCGGCGCAGGGCGGGCCACCCAGGAACACCATCCGATTCCGGGCCTGGATGCGGCGAGTTGTACGCCGCAACTGGGCGTGGCAGGCCCATGGTTTGAGCGTCTTCCTCATTTTCGTCTCTCGCACACCCCCAGCAATGGGGAGGAGGTCCAGAGCGAGTACCTGCTGCCCAGGGAGCACGCGACCGCAGCATTGAGGACCCTGTTCACGCTGGGCGAGCGCCTCTCCGGACTGCTGCTCGTCTCGGAGGTCCGGACCGTGCGGGCCGACGACCTGTGGCTCAGCCCCGCCTACCGGCGCGACAGCGTCGCGGTGCACTTCACGTGGCGGCGTGACGAGGCGGCGGTGCGGCGTGTTCTCCACGAGGTGGAAGATGCGCTCGCGCCATTTGAAGCCCGTCCACACTGGGGCAAGGTGTTCGTGACCCCGCCTGAACGGCTCCAGACCGTGTATCCCAGGTTGCCCGATTTCCGGTCGCTGTGCAACGATCTCGACCCGCACGGCAGATTCCAGAACGCATTCCTGCAGGCCGTGATCGGCGTGCCTGCCGCAGACAGCTCTGCAGTGTCAAGCCTGCGACGCTGAGTGGGGCTACCGAACACTCGGCCTCCACGCGTGCAGCGAGGCGATCACGTCGGCCGTTCCAGGCTGCCTTCCGCCCGACCGGTTCTGGTCCCGCTGTTCAACTCACTCTTCCCCAGGCCCCGGTTAAGCCCTGGCGTTCGGGAGCGACTGCAGAAATTCCTGGATCGCCTGACGCACGGGCGTGTAGCTCAGACCGAGGTCCCGTTCCGCCCGGTCGCTGCCGAAGCGAAAGCCGGCCGCCAGATGCCGGGTGCTGCTGCGGCTGACGTCCATCGCGGGAGGCAGGCCGGTCAGACGTTCCAGCAGCGTGAAACTCTCTCCGCTGAGATGAGCCAGCCGGTCCGGCAGGACCACACGAGGCGCCGGCACCCCGGACAACTCCGCCACCAGGGCCACGAACTCCCGGTTGCTGAGGAACTCCCGGCCGATCAGGTACCGTTCACCCACCGTGCGGTTCAGGGCCGCGGCACGCACCACCGCCTGCGCCACGTCGTCCACGTGCACATAGGTGAAGCCGCGTGCATCGAAGGCCCGCACCGGCTGACGGCGACGCACCAGGCGGCGAATCCAGGCGCCCGTGGCGTTCGGGTCACCGGCGCCCAGCACCCCACCCGGGTACAGCACGACCACCGGCAGACCGTGCCGCTGGTAGGCCCACACCACCTCGTCGCCCTCATGCTTGGTGCGCCAGTAGGCGTTCGGATGAGGGCCGACCCGGCTCGTTTCGGTCAGGGGCTGGTCCGGCGATCTACCGTAGCTGACCCCGGAACTGACGTGCACCACCTTCCCGACGCCCGCCTCCAGCGCGGCCTGCATCACGTTGCGGTTGCCCTCGACATTGACCGCGCGGTAGACCTGCTCGTCACGTTCGTGCAGCGAGTAGTGGTTGGCCAGATGCACCAGCCAGTCCGCGCCACGCATGGCGTCGGCCAATCCTTCCGGCCGGGTCACGTCGGCCTGCACCAGCTGAACCCCCAGCGCCCGCAGATGGTGGGCGCGGTCGGGACGGCGAACCAGCGCCGTCACGGTATGGCCCGCCTGGAGGAGGCGCAGCACTACGCGAGAGCCGATGAAGCCAGTGGCTCCAGTCACGGCAACATGTCGGGGGATCGAATTCGTCATCAGGGTCCTCAGTGAAGTGGACAGGCGTGCAGGGTGGGTGGCGGGATGGTCCGCGGATGAGCGGAAGACGTCGGGTTCCGGTTCGGGGCTCCCGCTGACCTGACGGGATGATAAGCAATAAATTGGGTCATGGGTGTCGACCGTCCAGACGTTCAGGCCACTGCCTGTTGGTGTTCCGGCGGGCCCGGTCTACGCCCTACCCTGGCGTCCGTGCGACTGTAGGCCCCTGCCGCTCCTCTCCCGTTCTGCGGCGCATGCCGCCGCGCCTGCGCTTCAGGGCAGCCTTCTGCCTCATGGCGACATGCCAGCCAGCATTGTCACGGTCGGTCCCACCCCACACGTCGCGGAGATCAACGCGAAACTCGTCACGGCCGTCCAGAAGGACCGGGAATGGTTTGCCACGCTCATCTTGAACACGCTGTTGGGGGAAGCCCTTCCCTGTTCGCCGCGCTTCGGCATCACGTCCACCGAATACGCCCACCTGCTCCATGCTCCGGTCGTGCTTGACAAGGCGGGAAGCACCACCCTCAAGGTGACGACGTCTGGACAGAGCATCACCTTTGGCAGGACCGCCGGAGCGGCGCTGCTCGGGGGCGTCACCGTTGACCTCGCCAGGAATGTCGTCCGCACGCCGCTCGGCACCACCGCCGAGGGCAAGCCGGTCGACGTTCAGGACGAGAATCTGGGTCCGCGGAGTGGCGTGCAGTGGGCCACCCCGGTGGGCAGCGATCAGGGCCGGACCGCGACCAGCATCCGATTGACCGTCACCCACCTCCAGCGCACGGACGACGTGATGCTCGACGATGAGGTCCGTGTCGTGAAAGGTGGCCAGCAGGTCCGCAACGATGAGGTCATGCTCGCCTGCCTGGCCGTACGGTAGGTACTGAGGGTGGAGCGAGGCCCTGAACCGCCTCGCTCCACCCGCCTTCCCGGCCAGAGCATCGGAAGTCGCCCTTTCCTTATTCTTGCGAGGTGTGGGCGATAGACGAGCCGCAGGAACGGTTGTGTTCGTCCGCGACGAAGGGGGGAGCGCCTGTTCGGCGTGGTTCAGCACCTCCACAGCGCCGAGGCCTTTGAGGGTACCGCGGTGGGGCTGGCCGACGTCTGCCGGAGTGTGTACCAGCATGGCGGGTAAGTCTGGGTGCAGGGCAAGCCCGACCGAGGCGCCAGCTTCGGGTTGTTCCTGCCGAAAGTGGCTGTAGGGCGCTGATGCCTCGTCCGGCCGAGCTACACTGAGGGCACATGAGCGTGCTGGAGCTGCGGCTGCTCGGTCCGCCGGAGCTGTGGGTGGACGGGACGCTTCGTCCGCTCAGCACGCGCAAGGCCGTGGCGATGCTGGCCTATCTGGCACTGCGGCCGGGACCGCAGGCGCGGGAAACGCTGGCGTCGCTGCTGTGGACCGATTCCGACCCGGCCGTGGCGCGTTCAGCGCTGCGCAACGCGCTCTCGTCACTGAGACGGGCGCTGGGGGACGCATCGGAGCGGCTGGTCACC comes from Deinococcus sonorensis KR-87 and encodes:
- a CDS encoding NAD-dependent epimerase/dehydratase family protein, encoding MLRLLQAGHTVTALVRRPDRAHHLRALGVQLVQADVTRPEGLADAMRGADWLVHLANHYSLHERDEQVYRAVNVEGNRNVMQAALEAGVGKVVHVSSGVSYGRSPDQPLTETSRVGPHPNAYWRTKHEGDEVVWAYQRHGLPVVVLYPGGVLGAGDPNATGAWIRRLVRRRQPVRAFDARGFTYVHVDDVAQAVVRAAALNRTVGERYLIGREFLSNREFVALVAELSGVPAPRVVLPDRLAHLSGESFTLLERLTGLPPAMDVSRSSTRHLAAGFRFGSDRAERDLGLSYTPVRQAIQEFLQSLPNARA
- a CDS encoding FAD-binding protein is translated as MAERNWGGNVTYHARDLHRPRTLEDVQAVVRQATAPRPLGTRHSFNTLPDTPGELISLEHLNRVLALDPQRRTVTIQGGVRYGELGRYLHDHGFALPNLASLPHISVAGACMTGTHGSGDRQPSLAAAVRAMELVTASGDIVRTSREQEGDRFAGMVVSLGALGMVTELTLNIEPTYQVRQDVYEGLRLAEVERHFDEVMSAADSVSLFTTWQDEVFHSAWLKRRSTPDTPVPPVWFGAGRATQEHHPIPGLDAASCTPQLGVAGPWFERLPHFRLSHTPSNGEEVQSEYLLPREHATAALRTLFTLGERLSGLLLVSEVRTVRADDLWLSPAYRRDSVAVHFTWRRDEAAVRRVLHEVEDALAPFEARPHWGKVFVTPPERLQTVYPRLPDFRSLCNDLDPHGRFQNAFLQAVIGVPAADSSAVSSLRR